A window from Flavobacterium sp. 83 encodes these proteins:
- a CDS encoding IS110 family transposase: MSTQITTSPKVYIGLDIHKKTWTVSIQTDLFFHKTYSMPAKSSDLEEYVNKNFHNHEVYLVYEAGCCGFSVARYFLNLAWNVLVVNPADVKTGNKERYQKTDALDAKNLSNQLKYGTLKGINIPTEAEDQFTSLARHRTQVTKKLRTTKLHIKSLLLFHGIEIPQEYDNSNWSNGFIEWLDKLKFSTVCGDLALQGKIRMLKFIKSEYLEIANQMRAYCRKEHKEDYNLLKSIPGIGGFLASVIIAECGDLRRFNTEGQFASFIGVVPGMHNSGGSEKCLGITPRSRSQLRSYLIEAGKNKIELTPQIDVDSILEKIAVIYKNEDVITIHGVKINFQSEWVHLRKSNTEPIIRIYTESNSQDNADQLAFRFINEIQNII, translated from the coding sequence ATGAGTACTCAAATTACTACTAGTCCAAAAGTATATATTGGTTTGGATATACACAAGAAAACATGGACAGTTTCAATCCAGACCGATTTGTTTTTTCATAAAACTTATTCGATGCCTGCAAAATCTTCCGATCTAGAGGAATATGTAAATAAGAATTTCCACAATCACGAAGTGTATTTGGTTTATGAAGCAGGTTGTTGCGGATTTTCCGTAGCTCGATATTTCTTGAATTTAGCTTGGAATGTTTTAGTAGTCAATCCAGCTGACGTGAAAACAGGAAACAAAGAACGCTATCAAAAAACAGATGCCTTGGATGCCAAAAATTTATCCAACCAGTTAAAATATGGCACTTTAAAAGGAATCAATATTCCTACCGAAGCCGAGGATCAGTTCACGAGTTTGGCACGCCATCGAACGCAGGTTACCAAAAAATTGAGGACAACCAAATTGCATATTAAGAGTTTGTTATTGTTTCACGGAATAGAAATTCCCCAAGAATATGACAATTCGAATTGGTCTAATGGATTTATAGAATGGCTAGACAAACTGAAATTTAGTACTGTTTGTGGTGATTTGGCTTTGCAAGGGAAAATCAGAATGCTCAAATTTATTAAATCAGAATATTTAGAAATTGCCAATCAGATGCGAGCTTATTGCCGTAAAGAGCACAAAGAAGATTACAATTTATTGAAGAGTATTCCTGGTATTGGAGGCTTTTTAGCTTCTGTTATCATAGCTGAATGTGGCGATTTGAGACGTTTTAATACCGAAGGGCAATTTGCTAGCTTTATAGGGGTTGTACCAGGAATGCACAATAGTGGTGGTAGCGAAAAATGTTTAGGAATTACCCCTCGAAGTAGGAGTCAATTACGAAGTTATCTCATTGAAGCGGGTAAAAACAAAATTGAGTTAACGCCTCAAATTGATGTTGATTCGATTTTAGAAAAAATAGCCGTAATCTACAAAAATGAAGATGTGATTACAATTCATGGCGTAAAAATAAATTTTCAATCGGAATGGGTTCACCTTAGAAAATCGAATACCGAACCAATTATTAGAATTTATACGGAAAGTAATTCCCAAGATAATGCCGATCAATTGGCCTTTAGGTTTATTAATGAAATACAAAATATAATTTAA
- a CDS encoding YSC84-related protein, which translates to MKNLNIIWVVVIALAINIAPVFGQTAARKNKVIADSHTAKAEFIKSDPLMKGLFEKASGYVIFPNVGKAGLGIGGAAGNGVVYEHNKMVGMAKLSQLSIGFQAGGQAYREVIFFETKGELERFKESRFEFSAQASAVAVTEGASANVKYTNGVMVFTMQKGGLMYEASIGGQKFKFNKF; encoded by the coding sequence ATGAAAAATTTAAATATTATTTGGGTAGTAGTTATTGCTTTAGCAATCAACATAGCACCCGTATTCGGACAAACTGCTGCAAGAAAAAATAAAGTTATTGCTGACAGCCATACTGCAAAAGCAGAGTTTATTAAAAGCGATCCGTTGATGAAGGGTCTTTTTGAAAAAGCATCAGGCTATGTAATCTTTCCTAATGTTGGTAAAGCAGGACTTGGTATCGGTGGAGCAGCTGGTAATGGGGTTGTTTATGAGCATAACAAGATGGTAGGAATGGCCAAGTTATCTCAATTGAGCATAGGATTTCAGGCAGGCGGGCAAGCATATCGAGAAGTAATCTTTTTTGAGACAAAAGGAGAATTGGAACGTTTTAAAGAAAGCCGATTCGAGTTTTCAGCTCAAGCTTCTGCAGTAGCCGTAACAGAAGGTGCCTCAGCGAATGTAAAATATACTAATGGCGTGATGGTTTTTACGATGCAAAAAGGCGGACTCATGTACGAAGCATCGATTGGTGGTCAGAAGTTTAAGTTTAATAAATTTTAA
- a CDS encoding GNAT family N-acetyltransferase has translation MITRATLEDVTALNKLINSAYRGESSKKGWTTEANILEGLRTTEQELTETIQNTKNTILKFTEKDAIIGCVLLIEKEQQLYLGMLTVSPELQNSGIGKKLLQQAEIHASVLELPKIVMTVISIREELIAWYKRNGYVDTGVREPFPASNVHVQISEQPLEFIVLEKKIM, from the coding sequence ATGATTACAAGAGCAACTTTAGAAGACGTTACGGCATTAAATAAATTAATTAACTCAGCGTATCGTGGAGAATCATCCAAGAAAGGATGGACAACTGAAGCCAATATTTTAGAAGGACTCCGAACCACTGAACAGGAACTAACTGAAACCATCCAGAATACTAAAAATACGATACTGAAATTTACGGAAAAAGATGCGATTATAGGTTGCGTATTGCTGATTGAAAAAGAGCAACAATTGTATTTAGGAATGCTTACAGTTTCGCCTGAATTACAAAACAGTGGCATTGGCAAAAAATTATTGCAGCAGGCCGAAATTCATGCTTCGGTGCTAGAATTACCAAAAATTGTAATGACAGTGATATCCATCAGGGAAGAATTAATTGCTTGGTACAAACGCAATGGTTATGTTGATACGGGAGTAAGAGAACCATTTCCGGCAAGTAATGTTCATGTTCAAATCTCAGAACAACCATTGGAATTTATTGTGTTAGAGAAAAAGATTATGTAA
- a CDS encoding SRPBCC domain-containing protein — translation MENSDKTLVVKDLEEKSVLVSREFTAPLEKVWRAYTESELLEQWWAPQPWKAETKTMDFTVGGYWLYAMVSPENEKHWGRMDYTAIAPHKSFAIKDGFCDEDGNINSSLPVSKGTIVFTETDNRTLVEFKMFYSNEKEIETIIEMGFEQGITACLEQLEKIFQENRI, via the coding sequence ATGGAAAATAGCGACAAAACACTAGTTGTAAAAGATTTAGAGGAGAAATCAGTTCTTGTTTCCAGAGAATTTACTGCTCCGCTTGAAAAAGTTTGGCGTGCTTACACCGAAAGTGAATTATTGGAACAATGGTGGGCTCCACAACCTTGGAAAGCCGAAACCAAAACAATGGACTTCACAGTTGGTGGATATTGGTTGTATGCTATGGTAAGTCCAGAAAATGAAAAGCATTGGGGCCGTATGGACTATACTGCCATAGCACCTCATAAAAGTTTTGCAATCAAAGACGGTTTTTGTGATGAAGACGGAAATATAAACTCTTCTCTGCCGGTTTCTAAAGGAACTATTGTTTTTACCGAAACAGATAATCGTACTTTGGTTGAATTCAAGATGTTTTATTCTAATGAAAAAGAGATAGAAACCATTATTGAAATGGGCTTTGAGCAAGGCATTACCGCTTGTCTTGAGCAATTGGAAAAGATATTTCAAGAGAATAGAATCTAG
- a CDS encoding TIGR03862 family flavoprotein, with product MKKSVSIIGGGPAALLLAALLDCEKFTVTIYEKNKTLGRKFLVAGKGGFNLTHSEPIAELIARYTPSDFLEKALLDFDNHDFRKWIGTLGIPTYIGSSKRVYPESGIKPITVLNAILNVLKKQGVNLQYQHTWTGWTDNNNLIFNTDIEIQSDYTIFALGGGSWKVTGSDGSWLDLFKKNNVDIVPFQSSNCAYRVQWPEDFILEHEGSPLKNISISCLNKSQKGEAVITHFGLEGNAIYALSPQIRKQLESQQKATIFLDLKPALSYDDLYQKIKNSTLKKTSEKLLKEVKLSSAQVGLLKKYLSKETYLNPELLAQNIKKLKIEITGSALVNDAISTTGGVQLNAVDENFQLKNKKYHYCIGEMLDWDAPTGGYLLQACFSMGMHLARHLNSIA from the coding sequence GTGAAGAAATCAGTTTCAATTATTGGAGGAGGACCTGCAGCACTTTTGCTCGCTGCATTACTGGATTGCGAGAAATTTACCGTTACTATATACGAGAAAAATAAAACATTGGGAAGAAAATTTCTAGTGGCTGGAAAAGGAGGTTTTAACCTCACCCATTCAGAACCTATAGCTGAGCTCATAGCGCGGTATACGCCATCCGATTTTTTAGAAAAAGCACTCCTTGATTTTGACAATCACGATTTCCGAAAATGGATTGGCACTTTAGGTATTCCCACATACATAGGCAGCAGCAAACGCGTGTATCCGGAAAGTGGCATTAAACCCATAACGGTACTCAATGCAATCCTCAATGTTCTGAAAAAACAGGGCGTAAACCTACAATACCAACACACCTGGACGGGTTGGACTGACAATAATAATCTTATTTTTAATACGGATATCGAAATACAATCAGACTATACTATTTTTGCCTTGGGTGGCGGGAGCTGGAAAGTTACAGGATCTGATGGAAGCTGGCTTGATTTATTCAAAAAAAACAATGTCGATATCGTTCCGTTTCAATCTTCTAACTGTGCATATCGTGTCCAATGGCCTGAAGATTTTATTTTGGAACATGAAGGCAGTCCGCTTAAAAATATTTCTATCAGCTGTTTGAATAAATCTCAAAAAGGCGAAGCAGTAATCACGCATTTTGGTTTAGAAGGAAATGCCATTTATGCGCTTAGTCCACAAATTAGAAAACAGCTCGAAAGCCAGCAAAAAGCTACTATTTTTCTAGACTTAAAACCCGCATTAAGTTATGATGATTTATATCAAAAAATTAAAAATTCGACTTTAAAAAAGACGAGCGAAAAATTACTAAAAGAGGTTAAATTGAGTAGCGCTCAGGTTGGACTTTTGAAAAAATACCTTTCAAAAGAAACCTACCTGAATCCGGAGTTATTAGCACAAAACATCAAAAAACTAAAAATCGAAATAACAGGTTCAGCTCTAGTGAACGATGCAATATCCACTACTGGAGGTGTTCAATTGAATGCTGTGGATGAAAATTTTCAATTAAAAAACAAGAAATATCACTATTGCATTGGCGAAATGCTGGACTGGGATGCACCCACAGGTGGTTATCTGCTTCAGGCTTGCTTTAGCATGGGAATGCATCTTGCACGTCACCTAAATAGTATTGCTTAA
- a CDS encoding DUF3037 domain-containing protein: protein MQEKHLYEYAVIRVVPRVEREEFLNVGIILFCKKAKFIKVLCSFNEAKLQLFSADLDLDQLQLNLQAFEKVGHGEKSGGPIGQFDIPSRFRWLTAIRSSAIQTSRPHSGLCDDLEQTAQRLFEEMVL, encoded by the coding sequence ATGCAAGAGAAGCACTTATATGAGTATGCCGTAATCCGGGTTGTGCCAAGGGTAGAACGCGAAGAATTCCTTAATGTGGGTATTATTCTTTTTTGTAAAAAAGCCAAGTTTATAAAAGTGCTTTGTTCGTTTAACGAAGCAAAGCTTCAATTGTTTTCGGCTGATTTGGATTTGGATCAATTGCAATTAAATTTACAAGCTTTTGAGAAAGTAGGACATGGTGAGAAATCAGGTGGGCCAATAGGACAATTTGATATTCCGTCCCGTTTTCGCTGGTTAACAGCCATTCGTAGTTCGGCGATTCAAACTTCAAGACCGCATTCGGGATTGTGTGATGATTTGGAACAAACAGCACAACGCTTGTTTGAGGAAATGGTATTGTAA